Proteins encoded together in one Diabrotica undecimpunctata isolate CICGRU chromosome 3, icDiaUnde3, whole genome shotgun sequence window:
- the LOC140436054 gene encoding uncharacterized protein, whose product MLEAFRDRCKFRQYIANKPAKYGIKIYALVGSRTFFTHNLEIRPGKQIEGPYQLPNDASSVLKRLIRLISGIGRNVTTDNYFSSVPLANSLLNDYCFTTIGTLRKNKQQIPTELTNVKGRPLCSSIFAYQHYTAMVSLMKTPKSIP is encoded by the coding sequence ATGTTGGAAGCGTTCCGTGATCGATGCAAATTTAGGCAGTATATAGCCAATAAGCCAGCGAAATACGGAATCAAGATTTATGCCTTGGTGGGATCTAGAACATTTTTCACACACAATCTCGAAATTCGCCCCGGCAAACAAATTGAAGGACCATATCAACTACCTAACGATGCATCTAGTGTATTAAAAAGACTTATACGACTCATAAGTGGAATCGGTCGAAATGTAACTACGGATAATTACTTTTCCTCTGTACCATTAGCCAACTCTTTATTGAACGATTATTGCTTCACAACGATAGGTACTTTgcgtaaaaacaaacaacaaattcccACTGAGTTGACAAACGTAAAAGGAAGACCTTTATGTAGTAGCATATTTGCATATCAACACTACACAGCGATGGTTTCATTGATGAAAACACCAAAGAGCATACCATGA